Within Brevinematales bacterium, the genomic segment CCAGCAGCGCGCCCGTGCCGATCACGGAAGGCCGTTCCACTGTATAAAAATCCGCGCTCAGGGCGCATGGGAGAAGGGATACTAACGCGGCGAACAGGAGTGGCCGAATGCGGGAAGGGACTTTTTTCATAGCGCCCCCGATTTTCGATAACGGGATATTGTAGACCCGTTACGGAAACATTACAATAAATAGGTTGTTATCAGGGGAGTATATGCCGGAGCGTTACAGGATTTGGTTATTAGTTGTAATAGGACTCGCCGTAGCCGACTACCGAACCGTAGAAAAATATCTCCGATATACAGGTGTCGTCGTACTTGGTGCCATGATAAACATCGGCGATCTGGAAACGGATACTCTTGATCGACGTACCGCCAAATCCTTCGGGAATCCAAAAAAGCCGGCAAACATGCATCACCTCTTCCTCTGTTTCGACTGATGTCTGCCAAAACTCCGGCCTATCGAAATACAAAGTTTCATGGTGCTTGTCGCCATCATACGTTGTGATATAAATATCCAATGCCCATACAGATGAATTCTTCTCTAAAATATATTCGTTCTTGAGATACCCGTTCGCGATCGCGATGACGTCAATCGTCGTATCCTCGTGAAATTCGAACTCGACCCATTCGCCCACGCCGTAACCCTTTACTCCTTCGCTCCAGCATGTCCGCAGGTCGCCGTCGATAAGGTTTTTTACCGTGTAGCTGTTTGCACCCTGCGCTTTCAGGGTTGAGGATGATGCGAACGATTTATAGGCGAATGCCGGGATGAGTTCGCCTAAATGTATTTCCTCCGTCTGCGGATCGTTATACTCTTCGCCGTAAGTACTTGCGGTACTGAAAAGTGTACAGATTATTATTGTAATGAAAAGGGGTTTCATATTCCGCTCCCGGTCGCTGTTCTTTGGATAGGGACAAGCCCGCGCATGTATTATTATAGCATATAATTGCGTTTTACCCAAGATAGAAATCTCTACGGGCTTCCCTGCAAATCCGGCGGGTCGAATTCAGGATTGTTCGGGTCGCTCAGCGGCTTGTAATCCCCCTCGGCGTACCCGAAGAAGTAGAGTTCCGAGATACAGGTGTCGTCATACTTCGTGCCGGGATAAACAGTCTCGATAGTCATCCTGATTTTTTCGGGATACATCGTATCGTCAAATACCTTCAGGAGTTGTACGCCGTTATACATATCGTCCTGAAAATCGCCGGTGATTTCCAGAAACCCGTGATAACTGTTAGGTTCGTCGGCGTCCTCGTAGAACAACTCGATTTTAAATGTTGCCGGGAAGGAGTTTTTCTTATAGGTATCGGGATTTTTCAAATATCCCGCGCCGATCCAGATTTCCGTAATCCCGATATTTCCCTTCAGCTCGAATTCGATCCATTCGCCCTCGCCGGGTCCCTTGACTCCCTCGCTCCAGCAGGTCGAAAGGTCGCGGTCGAACAGGTTCCTGATCGAATAACTATAGGAGCCCTGCGGCTTGAGGGTGGAGGATGACGACATCTTTTTAAAGATGGTAACCGGCAGGGCGTATTCCAATTCGGGGAGATGGTTATCGTATTCGGTCTGGGACGGCGAGGGAAGCGCGTCCGTATTCCGCGCGGATATTCCTGATACGGGGAGGAAAAGCGATATATAGAGAATAACGATAAATAGGCGGCTGGCGATAGCATTTTTCATAAACTACCCCTATAAAAAACCACAGGAATACTCCGGTTATTAAATAAGCAGCGCGATAAACGGGCAGGTGGTTATTATACTTCTTCCTGCTTCTCGAATTTGATCTCCACACTGTGGGGATTGATTTTACGGATGGTGAAACGGTCGGTAAATTGAGCGTTTACGCCCCGGAGAATAGCGACTATATCGACCAGCGCCTTCTCGGAGGGGTACACCGCCGCGAGGGTCTTCCGGTCTATTTCCTGATAATCGACCATCGAGAGATGTTTATTCGGGAATAGTTTGCACAGCAGGTTATTCATCTGGAATATGCCGAGCACGAATTCCTTTGCTGTGGCGGATTTTTTCAGATAGTACGAGTAAATCCTCGGCGCGAAATCGGTCATCCAGTAATGGACGAATTGGTCGATGATTTCCGCTTCTTCCAGATTAAGGAGCTTCACCATTTTCGCTAAAAGGAGCGCGAAACGGTCGTCGGAAAACACTTTATCGCCTTCCCTGAACTGCTCTACGCCAAGCCCCGAGCTTTCGGCGATTTCTTTCCATGTATCTTCGCTGAATGCCTTGAGAATCCATTCCTTTAACGCATTAAGAATTAAAATTTTCATATCCCGCTCCTTTCCCTATCAGACCTAATTTATAAAACTAATTTATTATACATTATAAGACGAAAAAATATTTAATCAATATTAATAACGAAATTTATCTCTAAAAAATCGGATATTTACTTTTTTACCGAATCCGTTTATGATATTGAACATCACTTTTAAGGAACGGTTATGATCGATAAAAAATTCGCCCGGTTAAAAGAAACGCTTCTGCATATGGAAAAAATCGCGGTGGCTTTTTCCGGCGGGGTGGACAGCACGCTTCTCCTGAAGGCCGCGTGGGAAGCGCGTCCCGGTAATGTTACCGCGTATATGGTCGACTCTCCCCTCAATAAACCCGGCGAACTCGCGAACGCACGTGAAACCGCCGGACTGATCGGCGCTCCTTTCGAGGTGGTGACGATGCCCGGCGAGCTGGATACTCCCGCGTTCGCAGAAAACACCCCCGAGCGTTGCTATCACTGCAAATACTCGCGCTTCTCGAAGCTCCGGGAACTGCTTCCCCCCGAACTGACGATTGTCGAGGGGACGAACGCGGACGACCTGAACGATTACCGTCCGGGGATGCGCGCTGTGCGTGAATTAGGCATACGCAGCCCCCTCCTTGAAACGGGGCTTTCCAAGAAAGAGATACGCGAGCTCTCGCGCCGTTACGGCCTACCGACAGCGGAACGCCCCGCGTCTCCGTGCCTCGCTACACGTATCCCGTTCGGGGAACGGATTACCCCGGAACGCCTGATGCGTATCGGAGCCGCGGAGGAGTTTCTCAATATGCGGGGGTTCTCGGTCGTGCGCGTGCGGGACACGTTCCCTACCGCCCGGATAGAGATCGTGCCGGAGGAGATGCCGCGTATGACCGACAACCGTTTACGCGCAGACCTGATCGAGCGCCTCCGCACCCTCGGATACGAGACCTTCTGCCTCGATCTCGACGGTTACCGTCAGGGAAAGATGAACCCCAAGGAAATATTGAATGGATAAGGATAAAATCAGAATATTGCTGGAGGACGTCCGCGCGGGAAGGGTTCCGGTGGACGAGGCGATGAACGCGCTCCGGCATCTTCCCTACGCCGACCTCGGGTTCGCGCGTCTGGACACCCACCGGAATATCCGGCAGGGTTTCCCGGAGGTGGTGTTCTGCCAGGGTAAAACGATCCCGCAGATAACCGCGATATTCGAACGTCTTTCCGAGTCGCAGGAACTGGTCATCGGGACGCGCGCCGGGAAGGAAGTTTTCGAGGCGCTCAAGTCCCTTTACGGGCGGGTGGAGTATTTCGAGACCGCGCGGATCGTCACATGGGGGGCGATTCCCGATCCCCGGGCGGACGGGCCGTATATCGCGGTGATTTCCGCCGGTACGTCCGACCTGCCTGTAGCCGAGGAGGCCGCGGTGACCGCCGAACTGTTAGGATGCCGGGTGGTACGTCTGTACGACGTCGGAGTCGCCGGGGTGCATCGCCTGCTCGAGCATCTGGACGTGCTTCTGGACGCGCGCGCGGCGGTGGTGGTCGCGGGGATGGAGGGCGCGCTCGCGAGCGTGGTCGGCGGTATTGTGCCTTGCCCGGTAATCGCGGCGCCCACGAGCGTCGGTTACGGCGCGAGCTTTCAGGGTATCGCCGCGCTCCTGTCGATGCTCAACTCCTGCGCGCCGGGGGTTTCGGTCGTCAATATCGATAACGGGTTCGGGGCGGGGTTTTCCGCAGGGCTGATTTTTCGCGGCGGGAGCATGTCCGCGCCTGTAAAAAAAACATCCTTAACCAAGCGGGACGTGTCCTCGTTTAACGATGACCTGAGCGCGGCTGACGGGGGAGTGGAATGAAGGCCGCCTATCTGGACTGCTTCTCAGGCGCGAGCGGGAATATGCTGATCGGCGCGCTATTGGACGCGGGGCTGCCGTTCGACGAGTGGAAGTCCGCGATGGAGTCGCTCGGGCTCCCCGAATGCGAGCCGGGTATAAAAAAAGTACAGAAGCACGGGATAACCGCGACGTACTTCGAGGTCATCGAGCGCGGGCATAGCCATGAGCATCGCGGATTGCGCGAAATAGAAGGGATTATCGGGAAGACCGGGCTTCCCCCTGCGGTGAAGGAACGCGCGATGAAGGTGTTCCGCGAACTCGCGCGGGTGGAGGGCGGGATACACGGTGTCGCGCCGGAAGAGGTGCATTTCCATGAGATCGGCGCGCTCGACACGATTTACGATATAGCAGGGACGGCGCTGGGGTTCTCGATGCTCGGGATAGAGCGGGTCTACGCGTCCCCGGTAGCCACAGGGCACGGCACTGTCAAGTGCGCGCACGGGGTATTGCCGGTTCCCGCGCCCGCGACCCTTCGCCTGCTCGAGGGGATTCCCGTGGTCGACGGCGGTATCGCGTCGGAACTGACCACGCCCACCGGGGCGGCGCTCCTTCGGGAGTTCGTCCACAGTTTCGGGGTGATGCCGCCGATGACGGTGACCGGGTCGGGGTACGGCGCGGGCAGCCGGGATTTCGACGAGCGTCCGAACCTCCTGCGGCTGACGCTCGGAGAAAGCGCGGAGGATTCCGGTACGCGCGGCGAGACAGTTATAGAAATAGTGACCAATAGCGATAATATTTCC encodes:
- the larB gene encoding nickel pincer cofactor biosynthesis protein LarB; protein product: MDKDKIRILLEDVRAGRVPVDEAMNALRHLPYADLGFARLDTHRNIRQGFPEVVFCQGKTIPQITAIFERLSESQELVIGTRAGKEVFEALKSLYGRVEYFETARIVTWGAIPDPRADGPYIAVISAGTSDLPVAEEAAVTAELLGCRVVRLYDVGVAGVHRLLEHLDVLLDARAAVVVAGMEGALASVVGGIVPCPVIAAPTSVGYGASFQGIAALLSMLNSCAPGVSVVNIDNGFGAGFSAGLIFRGGSMSAPVKKTSLTKRDVSSFNDDLSAADGGVE
- the larC gene encoding nickel pincer cofactor biosynthesis protein LarC — protein: MKAAYLDCFSGASGNMLIGALLDAGLPFDEWKSAMESLGLPECEPGIKKVQKHGITATYFEVIERGHSHEHRGLREIEGIIGKTGLPPAVKERAMKVFRELARVEGGIHGVAPEEVHFHEIGALDTIYDIAGTALGFSMLGIERVYASPVATGHGTVKCAHGVLPVPAPATLRLLEGIPVVDGGIASELTTPTGAALLREFVHSFGVMPPMTVTGSGYGAGSRDFDERPNLLRLTLGESAEDSGTRGETVIEIVTNSDNISPETVGYAMERLFGAGALDVTVTPVLMKKNRPGHTITVMAMPEKRGELLAVLFRETGTLGARVRTTERVVLRREIVEAETQWGKVRVKLGYFGGERVSAAPEYEDCAELARKHGIPFRQVYDEVLRTANPDLKLNSNIDK
- the larE gene encoding ATP-dependent sacrificial sulfur transferase LarE, with protein sequence MIDKKFARLKETLLHMEKIAVAFSGGVDSTLLLKAAWEARPGNVTAYMVDSPLNKPGELANARETAGLIGAPFEVVTMPGELDTPAFAENTPERCYHCKYSRFSKLRELLPPELTIVEGTNADDLNDYRPGMRAVRELGIRSPLLETGLSKKEIRELSRRYGLPTAERPASPCLATRIPFGERITPERLMRIGAAEEFLNMRGFSVVRVRDTFPTARIEIVPEEMPRMTDNRLRADLIERLRTLGYETFCLDLDGYRQGKMNPKEILNG